A stretch of Gammaproteobacteria bacterium DNA encodes these proteins:
- a CDS encoding type I asparaginase, producing LDSANMTPNEWLHIAEDIEQHYDEFDGFVILHGTDTMAYSASALSFMLEELSKPVIFTGAQIPAGEIRTDAFDNLIGALLIAAHYKVPEVTVYFHHHLYRGNRTQKVDAEGFDAFASPNFPPLATVGTDIEIRRELLQHFPNRPFQVRRLTPPKIVTVDIFPGFDPAIIDSLIDHGVNGIILRTYGMGNAPVKDGRLLASLARASRRDTVIVNCTQCYRGAVNMAGYETGKMLSDVGVLSGHDMTAEAALTKLYYLFSAGLSVAEIRTQVGMNLRGELTPPSQ from the coding sequence CTCGATTCGGCGAACATGACGCCAAACGAGTGGCTACATATTGCTGAAGACATTGAACAACATTACGACGAATTTGACGGGTTTGTCATATTGCATGGCACGGACACCATGGCTTATAGCGCCTCTGCGCTGTCTTTCATGTTGGAGGAGTTGTCCAAGCCTGTGATTTTTACCGGTGCACAAATCCCCGCAGGGGAAATACGCACCGACGCCTTCGACAACCTGATTGGCGCACTGCTTATTGCGGCTCACTACAAAGTCCCAGAAGTGACTGTGTATTTTCATCATCATCTTTATCGAGGTAATCGAACACAAAAAGTTGATGCAGAAGGGTTTGATGCTTTTGCGTCGCCCAACTTTCCTCCACTGGCGACAGTGGGCACCGATATTGAGATCCGCCGTGAACTGCTACAGCATTTTCCGAATCGACCATTCCAGGTGCGGCGCTTAACGCCACCCAAAATTGTGACTGTGGACATTTTCCCAGGTTTTGACCCGGCCATCATCGATAGCCTCATCGACCACGGCGTCAATGGCATTATTCTTCGAACCTATGGCATGGGCAACGCTCCGGTCAAGGACGGACGTTTGCTTGCCTCTCTTGCTCGCGCAAGTCGCCGAGACACTGTGATCGTCAATTGCACCCAGTGTTATCGTGGTGCCGTGAATATGGCGGGTTACGAAACCGGTAAAATGCTGAGCGACGTCGGCGTCCTCTCTGGCCATGACATGACAGCAGAAGCGGCACTGACCAAGTTATATTATTTGTTCAGCGCCGGCCTTTCGGTGGCTGAGATCCGTACGCAAGTGGGCATGAATTTGCGCGGCGAATTGACCCCACCATCACAGTAG